The sequence below is a genomic window from Thalassomonas haliotis.
AAAATTGCCTATTTAGAGCAGCAAGCCAAAGAGGCCAGCAATGCCAATATGCAAACCGTCTTCTTTAGCTTGATGGAGCAAGAACAAAGAAAAATGATGCTGGCAAATGTTTCGCAGGAATACGTACTGAAGATGGTCGACCCGGCGATAGAATCACAGGTTAAGTCATCCCCCAAGCGCGCGTTAATATGTGTTGGCGGTACTATATTTGGCATGTTTATTTCTATCATATTTGTGTTAATTCGCCAGTTTTTGAAGTCTGAGTAACTAGTATGTCGAATTATCAAAAAAAACCATTTTTTTCCGTCATTATTCCGACATTTAATCGTGCTGGTATCATTAAGAATGTGCTTCAGAGCGTATTGAACCAAACAGAACAAGATATGGAAATTATTGTTGTTGATGATTTTTCTCATGACGTTGAACAATTGAGTGAAGTCATTGGCCGTTTTTCTGATAATCGCATTACCTTAGTGCGACATAGTAAAAATAAAAATGGTGCCGCCGCCAGGAATACCGGTATAGAGCATGCCAGTGGCCAATACATCAGTTTTCTGGATTCTGATGATATATGGCCGAAAGAGCGGCTGGCCAAAGTCAGAGCAGAAATAGAAAGAGCAGGGCAAGACGTAGAAAATTATGTCTTTTATGGGCAAGTAGAAATCAAGTCTATGAAGCAAAAGTCAGGTACGGTTAAGCCTCAATTCGGGATTGGCGAGATGAGTTTTTCTGAATATGTTTTTGTTCATGGCGGGCTTATTCAAACTTCAACCATCACCTGTCGACGTGAAATAGCAAACCAGATAGGGTTTGATGAACGCTTTATCCGTCATCAAGATTATGATTTTTGCCTGCGTGCACAAGCTGCAGGTTATCAGTTTCATTTTGTGCCTTCGATATTATCATATTGGATCACCTCGCCCGGGTTGTCGGTTGTATCCAAAGGAGCCAATGTTGATTTCTGTACTTTTTGGCTTAATGAGATGAAGCAGCATTTTACATCAGCCGCCAGTAGTGCCTATCGATTAAAAGTGATCGTGCCTATTGCCGTTCATTCCGGACGTTATAAGGATGCGTGTGCGCTTTTTCTTGGTAATTACCGGTGTGTGCCTGTGCGTGTAGTGATGATGTCTTTATTTCAGTCAGGGAAAAACTTAGTAAAAAGAATGTTAGGCAAATTATAATGAAGCCGTATGCAGATTACTTCAACTGGGAGGGGATGCTCTTAGCCGGTTTATATGCTTTGCTACTGCTGTTCATTTTATGGGGAATATCTGCAAGACTGCTTAACAACCAGCGTGAACGAATAATTACTTGTATTGGCTTTATCTTCCTTTGTCTCTTTTCAGCATTTGCAGCCTGCTCTTCGCTATTTCCTTACTTTCCGGATACCATTATGTTTGCGGAGCTTGTGGAATTAAATGAAAACCACCACCAAGCTTTAGGTGTCATATTATATTTCATGGTGAGCTTGCCATTACGATTGATATCGTTTTTTCAAATTGAAGTTTACTTGGTTTTTCAACAGTTTATTTTTGTTCTTGCTTTGTTGTTTTTATGGCAGGCATGGAAGATACATAGCCAACAGAAAAATGCCTATCCGGGTATGTATGAAATTTTTTTCCTGCTGGCATTGTTGTATCCGTCAACCTTGCTTTTTATAACCATTCCACTGCGTGAATTTATTCAAATTCTGGGTTTTTGTATTTTTTTATATGGTCTGGCCAAATTTATTTATTTCAACAAACTGGGCTGGATGGTAATTGGCGGAGTGATCACGCTGTTTGTCAGGCCGCAGCTGGTAATTTTTTACCCGTTTCTTATTTTATTAGCAAAGCATAAAAACCTGTTAAAACTGGGGATTTATGGCTTGGCAGCTTTGCCTTTTGCTGTGCTTTTATTTGAATCTATTGCCCGCTATAAATTTAAAGTTTCCTGGTTTGCCTATGTAAGGAATGCCGGGGTTAAACGCTATTATGATTCAGGTATGACCTATGGCACAGTGGAATGGGATAATTTTGGCGATGTTATTTTAGATATACCGGTATTAGCGTTGCAATTTATTTTATCTCCTTTGCCTATTTTACATTCTGTAAACCCTTTGAACTTACTGATGCTGTTTCTGGATTTATGCTTTGTACTGGTTGTGCTCTTCGGGGCTTTTTCGGTCAAAAAGTCGATCAGCGGTTTGCATATTAAGTTATTTTTGTTTTCGGCTGTGCTTTTTTCTGTGTGGGAGTTTTATATCGGCGGAGCGGTAAGGCATCGTTACCCTTTGGTTCTGATGTTGATACCTATTGCAGGTATGTATTACAGCATTATTCTGAGTAACCTTTTGTCCTCTCGTTTTAGCCGGAAGTAAAGGTATCGGCACTGAAAAAGCAGCGATAAGTCTATTTGTTTACCCTAAATGCAGTTGAGTTATTTTTGACCAGGTATCGCGTGGAGGTTTTTGATTATCTTTGTTGCC
It includes:
- a CDS encoding glycosyltransferase family 2 protein; this encodes MSNYQKKPFFSVIIPTFNRAGIIKNVLQSVLNQTEQDMEIIVVDDFSHDVEQLSEVIGRFSDNRITLVRHSKNKNGAAARNTGIEHASGQYISFLDSDDIWPKERLAKVRAEIERAGQDVENYVFYGQVEIKSMKQKSGTVKPQFGIGEMSFSEYVFVHGGLIQTSTITCRREIANQIGFDERFIRHQDYDFCLRAQAAGYQFHFVPSILSYWITSPGLSVVSKGANVDFCTFWLNEMKQHFTSAASSAYRLKVIVPIAVHSGRYKDACALFLGNYRCVPVRVVMMSLFQSGKNLVKRMLGKL